AGGGCACCAGGCGGCGCCGGGCGGACCGCACGGGCGTAACGGTCAGGGTAGGGATGCGGCGCGGGTCACGCTCCGGCGCCCGCGCCGGTGCCTGCGCCGGTGTGTGCGGCCTGGTCCTCGAGGACCTGCAGGACGGTGCGCACGGACATGCCGGTGGCGCCCTTGCCCATGTACCCGAGCGGCGAGGAGGCGAAGGCGGGGCCCGCGATGTCGAGGTGCGCCCACTCGGTCTCGCCCACGAACTCGGCCAGGAAGATCCCGGCGGAGAGGGCACCGCCCGGTCGGTCGCCGATGTTGCGCAGGTCCGCGACGCGGCCGGTGAGGTCCGCGCGCAGCTCGCTCGGGAAGGGCAGCGGCCAGAACGGCTCGCCCACGGTCTCGGAGGCGGCCAGCACCACGGCGCGGCCGGTCTCGGTGCCCATCACGCCCGCGGTCCGCTTGCCGAGCGCCACCACGGCGGCGCCGGTGAGGGTGGCGACGTCCATGACGAGGTCGGGGGAGTCCGCGACCGCGTCCACGAGCGCGTCGGCCATGACCATGCGGCCCTCGGCGTCGGTGTTGAGCACCTCGACGGTGGTGCCGTTGCGCATGGTGACCACGTCGCCGGGGCGCTGCGCGCCGCCGCCGGGCATGTTCTCGGCGAGGGCGAGGAAGGTCGTGACCTTGACGTCCAGGCCGAGACGGGCGGCGCCGATGGTCGCGCCGAGCACGGTCGCGGCACCGGTCATGTCCGAGGTCATCTCGTCCATGCCCGCGGCAGGCTTCAGGGAGATGCCGCCGGAGTCGAAGGTGATGCCCTTGCCCACCAGCGACACGGAGCGGGTCGCCGAGGCGGGCGCGTACTCGAGGCGCACCAGGCGCGGCGGGCGGGTGGAGCCCTGGCCGACGCCGACGATGCCGCCGTAGCCGCCCTCGGTCAGCGCCTTCTCGTCCAGGACGGTGACGGTGATCGGCAGATCCTTGACGAGCTCCTCGGCGCGGCGCGCGAACTCGGCCGGGTACAGCAGGTTCGGCGGGGTGTTGACGAGGTCGCGGACCAGGTCCACGGAGCCGGAGAGGATCTCGGCGCGCTGCGCGGCCTGCTCCAGCGCGGCTGCGTCGGAGTCCTCCGCGAGCAGCACGAGTTCGGAGAGCGCGGTCTTCGGGGCCTTCGCGCCGTTGCCGGTCTTGTGGGCGGTGAAGGCGTAGGCGCCGAGCGCGGCGCCCTCGAGGGCGGCGGCGCGCTGGGAGTCGGTGGCGGTGGGCAGCGCGAGCGCGGCACGGCCGACGCCGGCCAGCGAGCGGGTCGCGGCGCCGAAGGCAAGGCGCAGGTCCTCGTCGGAGACCTTCGCGAGATCCTCGTCACCTACGCCCACCAGCAGCAGGGAGGTCGCGGAGGCGAGGGAGAAGGAGGGGATGCGGTGCAGGTCGCCGCGGCTCGCGGAGGCGTCCAGGCCCGCGATGGCCTCGGAGATCTCGGGGAATCCGGGGACGGTGGAGGGTGCGTCGCCCGCGCCCTTCAGCAGGGGCAGGACGAGGACGTCGGCTGCGACGTCGCGCACGGAAGCAGAGGAGATGGTGATGGTGGGCATGGCCCTATCGTAGGACCGGGTCCGGGCAGGGTGCCTGGACGGCGGAGGAGGACGAGCGCCGAGATGGCAGTGCAGGGATCGCAGAGCGAGAGGTCGCGCCCGTGAGCGCGCTGAGCATCGTCGTCGCCGTGCTCTGCGGCCTCACCGCGGCGCTCGCGATCTACTACGCCGCGAAGGACTTCGCCGCCGACCTGGTCCTGCTCGGGGGCAGCGCGCTGACGGTGATCGGCTGGCTGGTGCTCGGCATCGCGCTCGCGGTGCGCGATGCGATGGGCGAGAGCCCCGCGCCGGACCGCATCACCCTGTACGGCTATGTCCTCACCGGGCTCATGCTCTCCGTGGGCGGGGCGTGGCTGGGCATGTTCGAGCGCACCCGCTGGGGCAGCGTCGTCATCGCCGTGGTCTCCGCGGTGTCCATCGTGCTGCTGATGCGGCTGCACCAGATCTGGCCGGGAGGCTTCGCATGAGCACGCACAAGGCGGACACCCGCCGCGCCGGACGCACCCGCGCAGCCGGATCCCCGTCGGCCGGATCCCCGTCGGCCGGATCCCCGTCGGCCGACGGCCGCGCCTTTGGCGCGTCGCGCGGCTTCGAGATCGTCCTGATCGCCGTCTACGGCATCTTCGCCCTCTCGGCGACGGCCCGCAGCCTGGTCCAGGTGCTGCGCGACTTCTCCTTCGCGCCAGTGGCCTACTCGCTCTCGCTGCTCGCCGCCGCCACCTACATCGCCGTCACCATCGCTCTGGTGCGCAAGGGGCGCCGCTCCCGGGTCGCCCGCACGCTCGTGGTCCTCGAGCTGATCGGGGTGCTCGTGGTGGGCACCCTGACCCTGCTGGACCCGGCGCTGTTCCCCGACGCGACGGTGTGGAGCCTGTACGGCCAGGGCTACGGCTACGTCCCCCTCGCCCTGCCGCTCGTCGCGCTCGGCTACATGCTCCTCTCCGGCCGACGGTCTGCGGAGCCCGCCGACATCGCTGAGCCTGCCGACACTGCGGGCCCTGCCGAAACTGCGGGCTCGGTGCGGCGCCAGGGACCTGCGGCCTGAGAAGGCGCTGAGGGAAACGCGTACCGTACTCCCGTGACCTCCGACGACGCCGCCCGACGCGGGCCCTACGACCTCCTGTTCCACCACGTGCTGCGGCACATGGATCCCGAGCAGGCCCACGTGCTCACCGTGAAGGCGCTGCGCACCGCGCACGCCCTGCCCGGCGGCCCCGCCCTGCTGCGCGCCCTGTTCCGCACCCCGGATCCCGCGCGTCGCGAGCCCGTGCCCGCACGGCTGTCCGGCAGTGCCGCGGGGGAGAGCCCTGCCCGCGCCGCACGTGCCTTCGTCGACGCGGTGCCCACGGGGACCGTCGGCATGGCGGCCGGCTTCGACAAGGACGGCGAGGTGCCGCTCGCGCTGCTCGACCTCGGCTTCGGTCACGTCGAGGTCGGGACCGTCACCGCGAAGGCGCAACCCGGCAACCCGCGCCCGCGCTCCTTCCGCCTCGTCCCGGACCGGGCGCTGATCAACCGCATGGGCTTCAACAACCACGGCGCCCAGGAGCTCGCGCACCAGCTCGCGAAGGCCCGCCGCACCGAGCGCGGCCAGCGCGCTGTGATCGGCGTGAACATCGGCAAGTCCAAGGTCACCGCCCTCGAGGACGCCGCGGAGGACTACCGCTTCTCCGCTCGCCTCCTCGCCCCCTACGCCAGCTACCTCGCCATCAACGTCTCCAGCCCCAATACCCCGGGGCTGCGGGACCTGCAGAGCGTGGAGATGCTCCGCCCGATCCTCGAGGCCGTGGTCGAGGAGGCCCGCGACAGCGAGCGCCGCATGCGCCGCGCCGTGCCCGTGCTGGTGAAGATCGCCCCGGACCTCCACGACGCCGACGTCACCGCCGTCGCCCGCCTTGCGGCCGAGGTGGGGCTCGCGGGCGTCATCGCCACCAACACGACCATCGCCCGCCCCGAGTCGCTGCGCACCGAGCGCGCGGCGGTCGAGCGCATCGGCGCGGGCGGCCTGTCCGGCCCGCTCCTCGCCGGACGCTCCCTCGAGGTGCTGCGCCTGCTGCGCGCCGAGCTGCCCGCGGACGCCGTGGTGATTAGCTGCGGCGGCGTCACCACCGCCGAGGACGTCCGCGAGCGCCTCGCCGCCGGCGCCGACCTCGTCCAGGGCTACACGGCCCTGATCTACGAGGGCCCGTCCTGGCCGGGCCGGGTCGCCCGCGCGCTGCGCGGCTGAACCCGGAGCTGCGGGGCTGGACCCGGCCGCTGCGACGGGCACTCACACGGCCTGGGCGCGGAACTGCTCGATGTAGCGCTCGAAGTCCCAGCCCGCCCGGTTCCCCGAGCCGTCCAGGAACTTCTCCGCCGCCTCCCGGCCGCGGCGGTGCAGCATGTCGCGCTCCGCGGTGGTCAGGTCGAACTGGGTGGTGCCCACCGCGCCGGTGTCGATGAAGATCGTGCGCGAGACCGCATCGGCCGACTCGATGTGCATCCCGTCGTAGAAGCCCATCATCGTGCGCAGGATCGCGACCCCGAAGGACACCGTGCCGGTGATGCGGTTGGCGACCCCGAGCGCGGCGTCCGGCCGCTGCGAGAGCTTGATGCCGAGGGTGGGCCAGCGCGGACGCACCCCGGCCGGCGCGTCGAACTGCGTGATCGGGAAGTTCGAGAGCATGCCCCCGTCGACCAGCCACGTCGGCCGCCCGTCGGAGTCCTTCCAGCCCACCGGCCGGAAGAAGAACGGGATCGACATCGAGATCCGCACCGCGTCCACGATCCGCTGCTCGCCGGGGGAGCGGTGGTAGTCCTCGAAGTCCCGCGGCAGGAACCGCAGACGGCCGTTGGAGATGTCCGAGGCGGTGACCACCAGGCGGAACGCCTCGTTCGCGGGGACGGTCCGGGCCGGGTCCGGATCCGCGTAGGCGAGATCCGCGAAGGTACCCGTGCGGTACAGCGGGCTGTGGGTGCGCAGCTGCTCCTCGAGCCAGTCCTCCACGAAGCGCCCGGGGTAGATCCCCTTGCGGCGCAGCACGCTGACCACCTGGATGGGCAGGTACCGGTTCCACCGCCGGCCGTCCTGGAAGCGCGAGTAGTCCAGCTCCTGCATGATGCCGGTCATGGTGGACGGCGCGATCCCGGCGGCGACCATGCTGCCCGCTATCGCGCCCGCCGAGGAGCCCGCCACCCGGTTAACCCGGTAGCCGTGCTCCTCGAGCACTTCGAGGGCACCCACCAGCGCGATGCCCTTGACACCTCCGCCTTCGAGGACGAGGTCGAGTCTCTTCCCGGCCGGGTCCGACGAGGGGAGGGACGATGACGACCTGTCCTCCTCGACGCCCTTCATGTCTGAATTGTCCGCCCGGGGGCGGGGGCGTCAAGGGGGTGGCGGAGTGTCGCGGATGAACGCGCCCACAGCACGCCGCCCGCGCACCCGGCCCGTCGGCCGCGGGCCTAGGCTGGAGGGATGGACGAGGACCTCTTCTCCCTGGGCGGTGACGCGCCCGCGCCGCGCACCCTCTCGGACCGCAACGTGGACCACCGCGCCCCGCTCGCGGTGCGCATGCGGCCGCGCTCGCTCGAGGAGATCGTCGGCCAGCACGCAGCGCTCGAGCCCGGCAGCCCGCTGCGCCGCCTCGTCTCCACCGACGACTCCCGCACCGCGCCGAGCTCGGTGATCCTGTGGGGTCCGCCCGGCACCGGCAAGACCACCCTCGCCTACGTCGTCGCCCAGTCCGGGGACCGCGAGTTCGTGGAGGTCTCCGCCGTGCTCGCCGGGGTCAAGGACATCCGCGACGTGGTCGACCAGGCCCGCTCGCGCCTGCGCACCGTCGGGCGGGAGACCGTCCTGTTCGTCGACGAGGTCCACCGCTTCTCCAAGTCCCAGCAGGACGCCCTGCTGCCCAGCGTCGAGAACCGCTGGGTCACCCTCATCGCCGCCACCACCGAGAACCCCTACTTCTCGGTGATCTCCCCGCTGCTGTCCCGCTCGATCGTGCTGACGCTCGAGCCGCTCGAGCGCGAGGACCTCGACACCCTCGTGGACCGCGCCCTGGCCGACGAGCGCGGGCTCGGCGGGGCGGTCACCCTCACCGACGACGCCCGCGAGGCGCTGCTGCGGCTCGGTGGCGGCGACGCCCGCAAGATCCTCACCTCCCTCGAGGCCGCGGCCGCCGCGGCGCTCATGAAGGACTCCAAGGAGATCGACGCGGCGACGCTGTCCCAGGCCGTCAACCGCGCCGCACTGCGCTACGACCGCGCCGGCGACCAGCACTACGACGTCACCAGCGCCTTCATCAAGTCGATGCGCGGCAGCGACGTCGACGCCGCACTGCACTACCTCGCCCGCATGATCGAGGCGGGGGAGGACCCCCGCTTCATCGCGCGCCGCGTCGTCATCGCCGCGAGCGAGGAGGTGGGCATGGCGGACCCCACCGCCCTCCAGGTCGCCGTCGCCGCGATGCAGGCCGTGCAGATGCTCGGCATGCCCGAGGGGCGGATCCCGCTCGCCCAGGCGGTGGTCCACATCGCCACCGCCCCGAAGTCCAATGCGTCCTACCAGGCACTGGACGCCGCGATCGCCGACGTCCGCGCGGGCAAGGGGCAGGGCGTGCCCGCGCACCTGCGCGACGCCCACTACTCCGGGGCGAAGAAGCTCGGCCACGGCGTCGAGTACCGCTACGCCCACGACCACCCCCACGGCGTCGTCGCCCAGCAGTACCCGCCGGACGACCTGGTCGGCGTCGACTACTACCGGCCCAAGAACCACGGCCGCGAGGAGGTCACCTCCCGTCGCGTCGAGGCACTGCGCAGGATCCTGCGGTCCGAGGGCGGGGCGTCGGGACGCCCCTGAGCGGGCCCGTGTGGGGCACTCCACAGGAAGCGCCGTGTGACCAGCGCCGTCGGACATGGACCGGCGGGCACGGCTGCGGTAATGTGGTCGGCTGAATCCGCGGCTGCAAGACTGGATTCACCACACGCGAACAAGAGGTATACCTCGTGACCAACGTCACCCGTGCGCGCCGCCAGGCGCGTCTGTCCCGAGCCCTCGGGCTCCCGCTCACCCCGAAGTCCGTCAAGTACTTCGAGAAGCGCCCGTACCCCCCGGGCGAGCACGGCCGCGCCCGTCGCCGCACCGAGTCGGACTACGCCGTGCGCCTCAAGGAGAAGCAGCGTCTGCGCGCGCAGTACGCCCTCCGCGAGAAGCAGATGCACCGCGCCTACCTGGACGCCAAGAAGGAGTCCGGCCTGACCGGTGAGTCGATGGTCGAGCTGCTCGAGATGCGCCTGGACGCGCTCGTCGTGCGCGCCGGCTTCGCCCGCACCATCCTCCAGGCCCGCCAGGCCGTCGTGCACCGCCACATCCTGGTCGACGGCAAGCTGGTGGACCGCCCCTCCTTCCGCGTGAAGCCGGGCCAGACCATCCAGGTCAAGCCGAAGTCCCAGGCCATGGAGCCCTTCCAGATCGCGGCCGAGGGCGGCAACTCCGACGTCCTCGCGTCCACCCCCTCGTACCTCTCGGTCGAGCTCCCCGAGCTGAAGGCCCAGCTCGTCTCGCGCCCCAAGCGTGCCGAGGTCCCCGTGACCTGCGACGTCCAGATGGTCGTCGAGTTCTACGCGCGCTGACCTCTTCGCGACGCAGCACGATCGGCCCCGGCGGGTGTACTCCGGTACCCTGACCGGGGCCTTCGTGTTCGCGGATCCTGCAGCCGCAGATCCCGCCGCTCCCTACCCCGCGGCCACCGCCGACCCCGCGGCCCGCCGTCGCTGCGCGCGCCCCTGAGCAGCACCGAGCCCCACCTTCTCGTGCCCCGCCCCTCGCGGAGCATCCCCGCAGTTCCAGGAAGGACACCTGACCTCCATGCGCACATCCGAGATCCACCGCCGCTGGCTGGACTTCTTCGCCAAGAAGGACCACCAGATCGTGCCCAGCACCTCGCTGGTGTCCTCCGACCCCTCGATCCTCTTCACGATCGCCGGGATGGTCCCCTTCATCCCCTACATCGTCGGGACCGAGAAGGCTCCCTGGCCCCGCGCCGCGAGCGTCCAGAAGTGCATCCGCACCAACGACATCGACAACGTCGGCCGCACCACTCGCCACGGCACCTTCTTCCAGATGGCCGGCAACTTCTCTTTCGGCGACTACTTCAAGACCGGTGCCATCGACTACTCCTGGGAGTTCCTCACCTCCTCCCAGGAGGACGGCGGCCTCGGCTTCGACCCCGAGCGACTGTGGTTCACCGTGTGGGAGGAGGACGAGGAGTCCTACCGCCACGCGATCGACGTGATCGGCCTGGACCCCGAGCGCGTGGTCCGCCTGCCGCGCGACCAGATCTTCTGGGACACCGGCCAGCCCGGCCCCGCCGGACCCTGCGGCGAGTGGCACTACGACCGCGGCCCCGAGCACGGGCCCGACGCCGTCACCGGCACCGTGCCCGAGTGGCCCGGCGATGAGAAGGCCGAGGACCGCTACATCGAAGTGTGGAACCTCGTGTTCGACCAGTACATGCGCGGCGAGGGCAAGGGCAAGGACTACCCGCTGCTCGGCGAGCTGGACCAGAAGTCCATCGACACCGGCCTCGGCGTCGAGCGCGTCGCGTACCTGCTGCAGGGCAAGCAGAACATGTACGAGATCGACCAGATCTTCCCGGTCATCGAGAAGGCGCAGGAGCTCTCCGGCCGCGCCTACGGCGCGCAGGAGGAGGACGACGTCCACCTGCGCATCATCGGTGACCACGTGCGCAGCGCGCTCATGCTCGTGGCCGACGGGGTCCGCCCCGGCAACGAGGGCCGCGGCTACGTGCTGCGCCGCCTGATCCGCCGCGCCGTGCGCTCCATGCGCCTGCTGGGCTACACCGAGCCGTCGATGCCGGCGCTGCTGCCCATCTCGAAGTCCCTCATGGTCGAGTCCTACCCCGAGCTCGAGGCGGACTTCGGCCGCATCTCCGAGATCGTCTACGGCGAGGAGGAGGCGTTCCGCCGCACCCTCGAGACCGGCACCGCGATCTTCGACCAGGTCGCGAAGGACGCGAAGAAGGACGGCGGCCGCGTGCTGCCGGGCGAGGACGCGTTCCGCCTCCACGACACCTACGGCTTCCCCATCGACCTCACCATGGAGATGGCGGCCGAGGTGGGTCTCCAGGTCGACGCCGACGCGTTCCGCTCCGCCATGCAGGAGCAGCGCGAGCGCGCCCGTGCGGACGCGGCCGCGAAGAAGTCCGGCCACACCGACACCGGCCTGTACAACCGCCTGCTCGCCGAGCGCGGCGGCGAGGTGCCGTTCCTCGGCTACACCGAGTCCACGGTCGCCACGACCGTCGAGTCCGTGCTCGTGGACGGGGCGCTCGTGAACTCCGTGCAGGCGCCCGCGCAGGTCGAGGTCGTCCTCGCCGCCACCCCGTTCTACGCCGAGTCCGGCGGTCAGCTGGCCGACCAGGGCAGCATCTCCCTGACCGGCGGCGGCCTCATCGAGGTCGACGACGTGCAGAAGCCCGTCAAGGGCCTGATCGTGCACCGCGGCCGCCTCGTCGAGGGAGAGCTCGCCCAGGGTGCCTCCGCGATCGCCTCGATCGACACCGAGCGCCGCGGCGCGATCGCCCGCGCCCACACCGCGACCCACATGGTCCACGAGTCCCTCCGCGAGGAGCTCGGCACCGGCGCCACCCAGGCCGGGTCCGAGAACTCCCCGGGCCGCATGCGCTTCGACTTCCGCTACGGCCAGGCCGTGCCCAAGTCCGTGCTCGAGCAGGTCGAGGGCCGGGTCAACACCCTGCTCCAGGACGAGCTCGAGGTCACCGACCAGCAGATGCCGATCGACGAGGCGAAGGCGCTGGGCGCCCAGGCGCTGTTCGGCGAGAAGTACGGCGACATCGTGCGCGTCGTCTCCATCGGCGGCGACTGGTCGCGCGAGCTGTGCGGCGGCACCCACGTCGGCTCCACCGGCGCGATCGGCAGCATCCAGCTGATGGGCGAGAGCTCCATCGGCTCGGGCGTGCGCCGCGTCGACGCGCTCGTGGGCCTGTCCGCCTACCGCCAGCAGGCCAAGTCCCACGCCCTGGTCTCGCAGCTCTCCGAGCTGCTGAAGGTCGGCGCGCCCGAGGAGCTGCCCGAGCGCGTCCGCTCCCTCACCCAGCGCATGAAGGACATGGAGAAGCAGCTCGCCGCCCTGCGCGGCCAGCAGCTCCAGGCCGAGGCCGGCAAGCTCGTCGAGTCCGCGACCGAGGTCGCCGGCGTCCGCCTGCTCGTCCACGACGCCGGCGAGGGCATCGCCGCGGGCGACCTGCGCACCCTCGCGCTCGACCTCCGCTCCCGCCTCGGCGACGACGCGCCCGTCGTGGTGGCCGTGGCCGGGCACGAGGACGGCCGCGCCGCGCTCGTGGTCGCAACCAACGCCGGCGCCCGCGACCTCGGCCTCGCCGCCGGGACGCTGCTGCGCACCGGCGCGGAGGCGATGGGCGGCCGCGGCGGCGGCAAGCCCGACATGGCCCAGGGCGGCGGCGGCGAGCCCGCGCGCATCTCCGAGGCCCTCGACGCCGTGCGCGGCGCCGTCCAGGAGGCGCGGACCGCATGAGCGGCGCCGCCGACGGGCCCGAGGGTCTGCCGCGCGGCGTGCGCCTCGGCGTGGACGTCGGCGACGTCCGCGTCGGGCTCGCCCGCTCCGACCTGGACGGACTGATCGCCACGCCCGTGGAGACCCTCGAGCGCGCCATCGCGCCACGCCGAGTCGTGGACGAGGCGGTCGAGACGGATGCGCATGTCATCATGGTCGGACTCCCGCGCTCCCTGAGCGGCAGCGAGGGAGCGGCCGCGGCGAAGGCGCGCGACTTCGCCGCGGAACTGGTGACGCTGCTGGACGCAGCATCGCTGAGCACCGAGGTCCGCCTGATCGACGAGCGCCTGACCACCGTGTCCGCCCACAAGGCGATGCACGCCTCCGGTCGCAAGGGTCGCCGTCACCGCCAGGTCGTGGACCAGGTCGCTGCGGTGATGATCCTGCAGCAGGCCCTGGACGCCGAGCGCGCCACCGGGGCGCGCACTGGCGAGCGGGTGGAGATCCCGCCCCACGAGGAAGTGCTGGAACGGACCGAGGAGGACACCCGATGAACGACGAGGACCTCTCCCTCGACGAGCTCGCTGAGTCGCAGAACGGCGGCACCGACGGCAGCGACGACGGGGAGCATCCCGAGGATCCCGGCCCGGAGCGCCCCGGCCAACGGGGTGAGCCGCGACGCCGCAGGCGCGGCGGATTCGTGCGGTCCATCCTGCCCGTGCTGCTGGTCCTCGCTGTCCTCGCCGGCCTCGGCGTCGGCGGCTACCAGGGCTACCGCTGGGTGACCTCCAACGTCTCCGTCGCCCAGGAGGACCCCGAGTTCCCCGGTCCCGGCAGCGGGGAGGCGCTGGTGGAGGTCGCCCACGGCGACACCGGCACCGACATCGCCGGGACCCTCGTCGAGCAGGGCGTCATCAAGACCACCTCCCCCTTCGTCACGATCTTCTCCTCCACCCCCGAGGCCTCCCGCATCGAGCCCGGCGTGTACCGGCTCAAGAAGGAGATGAAGTCCTCCGACGCCCTGACCATGCTCCTGGATCCCGCGAACCTCGCCGGATTCCGCGTGATCATCCCCGAGGGCAAGCGCCTGACGGAGATCTGGGCGCAGCTGGCCGAGGAGACCGACATCCCGGTCGAGGACTTCGAGGCCGCCGCGAAGGACTACACCTCCTACGGCATCCCCGAGAACCCCGCGAAGTCCATGGAGGGCTACCTCTGGCCCGGCCGCTACGACATCCTCGAGGACGCCACCGCCCAGGACGTCATCCAGATGATGTGGGACCGCATGGAGGAGCAGCTCACCCAGCGCGACATCCCCCAGGACCAGTGGCACACCACCCTGACCTACGCGAGCCTCGCGGAGATGGAGGTGCGCAACCCCGAGGACTACGGCAAGGTGGTGCGCACCATCCACAACCGCCTCGAGGGCGTCGGCGAGGCCAAGGGCACCCCGATGAGGCTCCAGTTCGACTCGACCGTCCACTACGTCACCGGCAAGTCCGCGAGCGTGGGGACCACCGATGCGGAGCGCGCCACCGACAGCCCGTACAACACCTACCTCAAGGACGGCCTGCCGCCCGGCCCGATCGCCGCTCCCGGTGCGCAGGCGCTGGACGCCGCGGCGAACCCGCCCCCCGGTGACTGGCTGTACTTCGTCTCGGTCAACACGGACACCGGCGAGACCAAGTTCGCCGCTACCTGGGCCGAGCACCAGGAGAACGTCAAGGAATGGCAGGCGTGGGCGAACTCGCGCGGATGAGCGGGACCGACGGGGGACAGGCGACCGACGGGCCCGACGCGAGCGGCACTGCCGACGTGCGGCGCTTCGCCGTGATCGGCTCGCCGGTCGGCCATTCCCTCTCCCCGGTGCTCCACCGCGCCGCCTACGAGGAGCTCGGCATCACCGACGCCGTCTACGAGCGCCACGAGGTCGCCGCGGGCGAGCTGCCCGCCTTCCTCGCGGAGGGGCCCGGTCGGATCCTGCAGGGGCTCAGCGTCACCATGCCCGGCAAGCCCGAGGCCTTCGCCCTCGCCGCCGAGCGGGACGAGACCTCCACCGCCCTCGGAGTCTCCAACACGCTGCTGCGCCGGCCGGACGGGTCCTGGCGCGCGGAGAACCACGACGTCCACGGCATCGTCCGCGCCCTGCACGACCACGGCGCCGGCGCCGTGGTCACCGGGGGAGTGCTCGGCTCCGGCGCGACCGCGCTCAGCGCCATGGCCGCCCTGATCGAGCTCGGAGCCGACACCGTGCTGCTCACCGCCCGCAGCCCGGAGAAGCTCGCACCGCTCGTCGCCTTCGCCCGCGACCGCGAGGTGGAGATCGTCCTGGTCCCGTGGACCGAGCACCACCGCGTCCTCACCGCGGACGCCGCCGTCAGCGCTCTCGCCGCCCCCGGCGCCCGCGCCGTCGCCGAGGAGTGGACCGCCCGCGGCCTCGACTCCCTGCCCGTGCCCGGGGTGCTGCTGGACGTGCTCTACGACCCATGGCCCGCCCCGATCGGGGCCGTCGTCGAGCAGGTCGGGGGAGAGGTCGCCGACGGGCTCGAGATGCTCGCCCACCAGGCCGAGATGCAGGTCCGCTCGATGCTGGGCGTCCCCTCGGCCCCCGTGCGCACCATGCTCGCCGCCGCCCGCGAGGAGCTCGCCCGGCGCCGCGCCGACGCCTGATCCGCACGGCACCGAGGCCTGATCCCGCACCGCGCCAGCGGCTGATCCCGCACCGTGTCGGGACCCGGCCCGGGGCCGGACCGAGCGGTCGCCCGGAGGTCCCGAACGCCTTGTCTCTGACGGTAAAGACCCGGTAAAGTGATCGGCGTCGCAGGGGCCCGCCCGGGCACCGCGCAGAGCACGAGCGGAGCACGAGGGGGACTCATGGGGCTGGATCGCGGGCTCAGGGACATCGGCGTCGAGGAGCCGACCATCGCGCCGGAGGTCACCGCCTCCCAGGATCTGCGTCATCCCCTCGACCTCGCCGCGCCGACGGACGTTTCGTCGGCAGCCCCGTCGGCCGCCCCCATGATCTCCACCGAGGTCTCGACCGCCGTGCTGCGCCGATGCACCGCGCTCGCCACCCGCGCCCGTGCCGATCTGCTCACCAGTACCCACCACGACGCCTCCGACGAGCTCGTGGCGCTGCTGGCCACGATGGAGGGCTGGGAGCCGACGGCGCTGGTCGACCCGGACCCCACCATGACGGTGCTCGCCGCCGCCGCGCTGCAGGATCTCGCCGCCCGCCTCCCGGAGGGCGCCTCCGGTGATCTCGCCGCCCGCGCCGCCTCGGTGACCGCGATGCTCCTGGAGGTCATGGACCGTCGGCCCGTCGTCGCCCGGGCCTGAGCGGGGAGCTCGCAGGCCGGAGCGGGGCCGCACTCCTCCCGGAGCGCGCTCGGCGTGATTGTGTTCACGTTCTCCCTGGCAGAGGCGCTTTCGGGTGCGAGGTGGGTCCAGGTGCGTGGTACTGTCTTCCTTGTCGTCATGACGACCACCTGTCCGGGTGGCGGAATTGGTAGACGCGCTAGCTTGAGGTGCTAGTGCCCGCTTTAGGGCGTGGGGGTTCAAGTCCCCCCTCGGACACCGCAGTGAAGGCCCCGGCTCGATATCGAGCCGGGGCCTTCC
This genomic interval from Brachybacterium aquaticum contains the following:
- a CDS encoding leucyl aminopeptidase; protein product: MPTITISSASVRDVAADVLVLPLLKGAGDAPSTVPGFPEISEAIAGLDASASRGDLHRIPSFSLASATSLLLVGVGDEDLAKVSDEDLRLAFGAATRSLAGVGRAALALPTATDSQRAAALEGAALGAYAFTAHKTGNGAKAPKTALSELVLLAEDSDAAALEQAAQRAEILSGSVDLVRDLVNTPPNLLYPAEFARRAEELVKDLPITVTVLDEKALTEGGYGGIVGVGQGSTRPPRLVRLEYAPASATRSVSLVGKGITFDSGGISLKPAAGMDEMTSDMTGAATVLGATIGAARLGLDVKVTTFLALAENMPGGGAQRPGDVVTMRNGTTVEVLNTDAEGRMVMADALVDAVADSPDLVMDVATLTGAAVVALGKRTAGVMGTETGRAVVLAASETVGEPFWPLPFPSELRADLTGRVADLRNIGDRPGGALSAGIFLAEFVGETEWAHLDIAGPAFASSPLGYMGKGATGMSVRTVLQVLEDQAAHTGAGTGAGAGA
- a CDS encoding quinone-dependent dihydroorotate dehydrogenase: MTSDDAARRGPYDLLFHHVLRHMDPEQAHVLTVKALRTAHALPGGPALLRALFRTPDPARREPVPARLSGSAAGESPARAARAFVDAVPTGTVGMAAGFDKDGEVPLALLDLGFGHVEVGTVTAKAQPGNPRPRSFRLVPDRALINRMGFNNHGAQELAHQLAKARRTERGQRAVIGVNIGKSKVTALEDAAEDYRFSARLLAPYASYLAINVSSPNTPGLRDLQSVEMLRPILEAVVEEARDSERRMRRAVPVLVKIAPDLHDADVTAVARLAAEVGLAGVIATNTTIARPESLRTERAAVERIGAGGLSGPLLAGRSLEVLRLLRAELPADAVVISCGGVTTAEDVRERLAAGADLVQGYTALIYEGPSWPGRVARALRG
- a CDS encoding patatin-like phospholipase family protein; translation: MKGVEEDRSSSSLPSSDPAGKRLDLVLEGGGVKGIALVGALEVLEEHGYRVNRVAGSSAGAIAGSMVAAGIAPSTMTGIMQELDYSRFQDGRRWNRYLPIQVVSVLRRKGIYPGRFVEDWLEEQLRTHSPLYRTGTFADLAYADPDPARTVPANEAFRLVVTASDISNGRLRFLPRDFEDYHRSPGEQRIVDAVRISMSIPFFFRPVGWKDSDGRPTWLVDGGMLSNFPITQFDAPAGVRPRWPTLGIKLSQRPDAALGVANRITGTVSFGVAILRTMMGFYDGMHIESADAVSRTIFIDTGAVGTTQFDLTTAERDMLHRRGREAAEKFLDGSGNRAGWDFERYIEQFRAQAV
- a CDS encoding replication-associated recombination protein A, giving the protein MDEDLFSLGGDAPAPRTLSDRNVDHRAPLAVRMRPRSLEEIVGQHAALEPGSPLRRLVSTDDSRTAPSSVILWGPPGTGKTTLAYVVAQSGDREFVEVSAVLAGVKDIRDVVDQARSRLRTVGRETVLFVDEVHRFSKSQQDALLPSVENRWVTLIAATTENPYFSVISPLLSRSIVLTLEPLEREDLDTLVDRALADERGLGGAVTLTDDAREALLRLGGGDARKILTSLEAAAAAALMKDSKEIDAATLSQAVNRAALRYDRAGDQHYDVTSAFIKSMRGSDVDAALHYLARMIEAGEDPRFIARRVVIAASEEVGMADPTALQVAVAAMQAVQMLGMPEGRIPLAQAVVHIATAPKSNASYQALDAAIADVRAGKGQGVPAHLRDAHYSGAKKLGHGVEYRYAHDHPHGVVAQQYPPDDLVGVDYYRPKNHGREEVTSRRVEALRRILRSEGGASGRP
- the rpsD gene encoding 30S ribosomal protein S4, with the translated sequence MTNVTRARRQARLSRALGLPLTPKSVKYFEKRPYPPGEHGRARRRTESDYAVRLKEKQRLRAQYALREKQMHRAYLDAKKESGLTGESMVELLEMRLDALVVRAGFARTILQARQAVVHRHILVDGKLVDRPSFRVKPGQTIQVKPKSQAMEPFQIAAEGGNSDVLASTPSYLSVELPELKAQLVSRPKRAEVPVTCDVQMVVEFYAR